The DNA region ctaagaagAAGAatagtcatttttcctaaatgccccagcctctcgtttataattgtggcgcgctacacaccataaataagactatagacacgactcgtagacacttcctagatCCGAACTCAAGCTCGATattcacttttgtcacgaccgaCTAGGGGtcgtgacgggtacccagagctaactaccgagcaccattcATATTTCTAGTTATCATACTCAAcctaaacacatacatatataaataccctgaggctatacatagatatacataagcCTGTACGGCtaccaaaaaaaatgatatacaaaaatgtacactGACATATACGGGCACCaataacccacacgtatatctacgagcctactgtgagtactagacataagacgagacaggaccccgtcgtgcccaaaatataaatatatgtatacaaaatagtaatcagtggcacctccggaacaatggagtgctctcaaagtctgctgatagctcctacgactctggatcacctccctgtctacctgtgggcatgaacacagcgtccaaagaaaggggacgtcagtacgagcattgtactgagtatgtaaggcatgaataaaatgagcataatagaaaaatcataagacatgaGATGAATATATAACCTGCTCAACTTTTAAAAGTGTGTGCGCGTTTTAGTCATATCACatttatcatcatatcacatataccctcgtcgttaacccgcgtccgggtaaccatcatacgccgcccactagtggtggtcatgtccggccttccaGGCGTGGTGGTGTCgtaagcagcccgcattagcggtgacatgtccggccatctaggaaTGATGGGATCATAAGCGACTGCTTAGCgatgacatgtccggccatctaggcacggtgtaacctcATCATCGTATACATCTCATAAAACATACATTCGAACTCGAAGATAATCTAaaactatatcggggtgacgtaaggtcgagaacccccgatttccGTATGGAGTATGCAtgatcatcatacctcaccttgaaggaattaacatcataaggtgggtttaGCAACAATGAACATCAAGGGATCGTATGATGGTCATTAGCCTCGTAAAATGtcatatcgtattcatagcatgaaCATCGTGATAGTATtgtatcataagctttagaatctctagactttgGTTCACCATTACCTTTATCGtattcataatatatctcttattcTTTTTATCTCATAAAGAGGCTCTATataacatagactcatagttcatgggatgtaagaaggtcatggagagAGGGTCGGGGATTTATGCCAtcgggatcatgccttagaaaagaaaggacgagccttacataccttgtatcTCTTCAACTCTCTATCGTTCACTCGCTGCCTCGCTAACTTGCGATTCTACCTTGAGGGAATTCGTacaaaaattagataatcgataacataagtatatttgaactaaagctaatgaaaattgggcaacatctccttAGTTTCTACAATTTTCCCCATACCATATAACATCTCCCAAACATTTGTAAGAACATTCATAATCTCATAATccacaatcttcatcaaccatacatcattcaattctcctactcccatttcaagggcatccataGCTATGGTCATAATACAATATTGCATTCGTCCTCCTAttatgtttctcccatgttcttaatatcatttatagaAAGATTCTCTTCATAATACATCAAGAgccatgattcatgtcaactcCTATTTAAGATTACTATTACTTTCACCTTTGAGCtctatattctattttcttccataatccaagtctttcaaccccaaTGCTCTCAATAATAGGAATAAACATAGAACTCACCTTAAACACttgggaacaagccttgagtcactctactccattagaatggaATCCACCACTTGCATGCCAAAGGAATCCTCACTCTCCACAAACCTTAGTAGGCTTCCTAGTATATGAATCCGTCAATTCTTGGCTTTGATCTTggctttttggtatagattgttgtgaaaatagaGGAGGGTTTTTTGGAGGGTTCAAAGAGATATAGAATACGGCTTttgtgaaaataatgaaataaaacgtGGGTTCTTATATTTATAGACGGTCGGAACTGGCGGTTGAACTTCGACGGTCGTCGACGGTCGACGAGCCGGGTCGACGGTCGTCGACGCGTCGACATCCATCGCGTGGCCGTCGAACCACCGCTGAGATGTCGAGTTCGAGAACCGTTGACGGTGCCcggtcgacggctcgtcgacgtggTCATCGATGTTGGTTTCGGCGGTTTCTGAAGCTTCCTTCGTTTTgctcgattcgattcgtttcgaCTTAATTCCTGTAATGTCAAGGATGCCTATTTATGCCCCCGTATACATACAACGTAAAATATCTCGTGAGTAAAGCTGCGGGTGCGGACTACCAAACCGAGGGTATACACCGTAATAAGCCAAAATctacttgaaataaaatgaaaggtGTAATAAATGTTGCTGTTGTTGGTTACTTCCCGAATcgtaatttcgggctagggcatataaacggggagatgctgaaatttcaagtattttagaaagagttaatttaaaggcttaagataagcactTGATaacgagcctaacaatagtatgaattccttgattgtagattttatgaagttcgagaagtagaagtaggcgaatagataagcttcaaggtatgtaaagctatcccttcttccttcttctttggcatgaattacataaaatgaaCAAACGACGAACACGTATGACTCCCaactctagttctcagtagtacttgacatgatagttgtctttagTCCCCCAAGTGTTAGTTCATCCTATCTATTCTCTCGAAtcccaaatgatgattcattttgtacatgattgccCCTAATACTAAGTGGTCTTACATCAATAATAACTTTTTCGAAAGATATCCTGAGATAACATGATTGTGCATTCACAAAAGAGTCTTTTTCAAGGGAAAAAAAGTTACTAACAAAAGCTNNNNNNNNNNNNNNNNNNNNNNNNNNNNNNNNNNNNNNNNNNNNNNNNNNNNNNNNNNNNNNNNNNNNNNNNNNNNNNNNNNNNNNNNNNNNNNNNNNNNAATCTTCAATTCATCAATGTCATCCTGAAAACCAACAATATTTGGTTCTTCGTCACCATAAAGAAAATTCTTTCTCACTTCCCATATAGTATCATGACCACTACTACCAATATCACACGTGGGAAGCTCGTTTGGCAGTATTGATTTCCTCCACCCTGCCTTTTATTGCTTCAATTTCCAAAACAAGTTCATGAGCAGTGCAGCAATTAGACAAACAGCAAAGAAAGTCATTTCCCTTAGCCTTATGGGAAGCTAACTTTGGAAAGTACTTGTCCATGATGTCCTCAATATCATAGACAAGTTCTCTGATTTgtcttcttgttgttgtcaaTGTTTCACTACTAGTAGGATAAGCATCTGCTTCTTTCAAGATGGATTGCATCTTCTCCATCTGTCGTCGGATCCACTCCATTTGTTCGCGCAACCAGTACAAGCGATATCCTTCTTCAAGGGCAAGAGTGCCAATGACATCAACAACTTTCTTTGTCACAGCAGCAATGGCAATTAACTCCATGATTTTGGTGTTTCAGAGACAGTGAGGATCAACGAGTAACTTCTTTACAAACAGCTATTTCAATTTTGATGAGTTTTGATTCTTTGAATTAAGAGGTACTTATAGTAAGACACTCATATGCAGAGTTGTCCAACTACTACTGCGTGTGAACAAGAAAAAATGCACCTAGTGACAaattatcaaaaagaaaaacaaaaaagtcattttcacaAATACACAGCAACAACTACTATTTCCGGTGGACTACTACGTAAACAATAATGTTTAAGCCTCAGTCCCAAACGGACTGTTAAGTAGAATGTAAATAAATTAATGATTTAATAATCGTAGTCAATGAAATAAAACCTCTATGATTTGGTAATCCAATAGTCAATTGATGCaagaaaaaatggaaattgTAACTTATGCATATCCGGTATACCAACCCTATAATTAGACAGATAAATTATTATCTTAATGATTAGGTAACTAACAAAATTACCACTCTTAGTTGTAAGACTAAAACATCTCaacaattaaaagaaaaaatcgtCGGTATAGTTGGGAACTGGGAGGAGCTATGTGGTTACCAGTGAATCCTTAAGTAATATATTATAATTACATTCACAAAGGAGACTTCAAcgatttaataataataaatgatgcataaaaaaCTGGAAGAAATTTAGGGTTTAAAAAAATGGCAAACTACATAAATGACAAACATTTGGGCTTTAATCAAGCCACATAGCAaatgtttcaatatttacattttgTAGCAACTACCCAAGCCTGAAGGTTGTATACGTTTTTTCTTGTattcgttttttattttatttgtattcatgaatacaacaatttttttttccgttttttCACTGTATTGCGAAAATATATACGTATTTATAAATTGGCTTGTTGTATTCATAAATacgagaaaaaaaatgaatacataaaaacttatatacaaaaaattaacaaacaccatatttttaaattatgtatacaacaaatacaggcgtatacaacatagatacaccaaaaaaattaacaaaaactgGCGAAAAACACTGCATACAACATATgtacaccaaaaaaaataacgaaTATACTCAAAACttgaatacaaaaaataaaattgattgtattcatttgtatacaggCGTAACTTTactctattcatttgtatacaaaaaaatttCTTCGAAAAACGcgaaaaatattgtatacagtgtatgtatacacagatctgaaaaaaaaaaaactttcgaaaaatatgTATACAGGGTATGTATAcacaaatctggaaaaaaactTCCGGTCAAAAATTCCGATCAGATCTGTGTACACCTTCTTCTCCTTCACCTTCTTTTCCGTCATCATCATCCGTCACCTTCAAATCTCTCGGAAAAGTTTATAGATGCGGAGCTCAAAATTCGCTCCGCGGCTCTTTATGCCTTTCGCTCAGATCCATCGTAGATCtgagttttttttcttctttttgcttCCAACAATGCTCAGATCTGTCGGTATTGGCTCTTTTCCGGCGTAgatctgagttttttttttttttttttttttcctttttggcgtcagagaagaaaggaaaaaggggcACGGCCggagaagaaagggaaaaggggaagGGGCTTGCAGTGACAGTGGTGAAGGGGCACGTCATTTCGCCGGAGCTCCAACGATCGGTGGTGGCCGGCGGCGGAGTAGTGGGGAGAAGAGGGGGAGAGAGATTGGAGGGTTGGGTTGGAAGCGAATAGTGTGATGGGTATtctattttgtgtgtgtgtatatatatagttactaaATGTCATTAATACACAAATGTTTGCTATGAGAAGTAATTAAGTTAAACTATAGTATAGCTACTAAATGTCAATACCCACTCTATGTTTGTTATGTCATGTAGTTATCTCTTAAAAAAAACATAGCTATACTAGAGTAGGGTAGGGAGAATTACGGCCCAATGCCTTTGGTgatctagtttacaaaatatgaccTAATATACAGGTTTTGTATATTCATaagtataatatacataatcaatgTATAGGCTTTATATATTTCGACCATATTGATAAATAAATTTGGCCGAACTGTACATATCGGTAAGTTTCCCTAAAAATTACTCCCATGGCAAGAACCATGTATATTTCTTTGTTTGATTGAGTAGATGTGCTAATTGGTGTCGTTAATTGGACACGATAGCCATAACCCAAAATATTACCACGGTTCATCTGGAGCTTCTATGACGTAATGAATCAATAAAGCAGGTGGATTGTCGCAGGTGGATTGTCTTGCTCACGCGTATATTGGCTCTCTATCACCAAAATAGAGAAGAGGCAAAATTCTAACTCGCAGGTGGATTGTCTTGCTCACGATTAATTCCGACACCTGACGTCATAAGACGCCTGAGTATGAAATACTCAGTATGCGTCATAGCTATGACTCAGCTAGTAGCTATTAGGAGTACTCAGTATGTGTCATAGTCATGCCACTCAGCTAGTAGCTATAACTAATATggatctttttctttccttgtgcTCTACTATCTTTAGCTAAGTCTACATTTTTTATACCCAACATTTGTAGGTCTCTAGAGACGACTTTTTTCCATGTGATTTTAGGTCTACCTCGTCCCCATTTAACACTTACTATAATTTCTTACTTATGGACCGATATATTTAAGATCAGCACAGAACATGTCAAAATCATCTCAATCGTGCTACTTGAATTATAATTTGTATGTACAGATTAATACACATTTTACACCCAACCAAACCTGCCCTTAGTGTGTAGTTGGCAAAAGGAACAACCAAGAATTTATAAGTCACTTGAAAAGGAGCATATAGACACATCATTTAATTGGTAGTATTAATATCCTATTTATTCACCTGACATTTTCCAAACATGGTATGCATAACAAATTGACGTCGGACATGATATAGAAATTGTAAAGACTTTAGAGTTCGACGTCGATTTTGGAACTTTAAAATTGCTCCATTAAGacatcttttctattttcttttaagaTTTTCTGTCCGTCTTCCTCTTTTTAATTAAGCTACTTTATGTTGTTTTTCATGCGCCTCAAGACtcttattttcctttgtttGCCTTATCTTTATTgaaattcctttttcttttcctgttGAAAATCAAGCGTAACATGTATTGTGTGTTGTTGACTTTATTTTATGCACCGataatgtaaaaaatatttacacaatcagGTTATATATAAGATAATTATATGTAAACCTCATGATAAATATTACTACATTGATCACCTGAAAAAAGATGATAACTAGTCCAATCAGTTACTGGATAGTCGAGCATAAATTCAAGGTTCAGCTAGGTGAATTAGTGACTAGAGTAGACATCTTCTCTGGCACAGCTTCATAATATATTTCCATAACTGAAAACAAGGTGAGACAAAATTTTGGTACTTCCTTCCTCACACCAACTACATGTTTGCCACAAATTAATACATGAAACCTTAATGTTGCCTCAGATTTGCCTATTAACTCCCGAATTTCCTGGAAATGCTCCAACAAAATTTAGTCTTGCAGGTTCTTGTTTAAGTACTTGTGCCCTATATATACCCTTTGTAGTGTAACagtacatcatcatcattaatcAAATCTCAGTCTTTTCTTAACGAAACTAGCTAAAATGATAGCTCCAAAATGTGTTTTCATTTCTTTTATGGTTTTGCTAAGCTTAGCAATATGTTCTGCTCAGCCTGTTGGCGTTCATACAATCAAGGCTAAGGAAGCTCATCATCACAACCACAAAGATCACACTTTGAGTAATATCGATGTCGAAGGCTTTGGAGGAGGTGCTGGTGGCGGTTTTGGCATtggcggtggtggtggtggaggaggtggtgggggtggagggggCAGTGGTGGTGGCGGATTTGgcgttggtggtggtggtggtggagctGGTCATGGTTCTACTGCCCCTAGCTCCGGTTGCAACCAACCTGGTTGTGGTGTCCCTGGCTATGGTTCCCCTATCTATATACCAGGTTTTGGTGTCCCAGTCTATTCCCCTGGTTGTGGTTATGTGTGTCCTGCCAACAATCCTAGTGGAGAAATCACTGAACTCAAAGTCTCAGGATTATCACGTTTCATCGGACCATATCGATGCACGCCAGGGCCAAATATGTATGTCTATAACGATTTTAATCATGAACTTCTTCTACACTTTGTTTCCACAATCCAAGGGAAACATCAGAACAAACACGAACATCTAAATTATGGAGGAGGTAGACGTTTTGGAATGGGACGTGGTAGTGGTAGCAGAGGAGCAGGCGGTTCTGATGCCTTGGAGTATGATGTTGAGGACCCTGGTTGCAGTATCGATGGCTGTGATGACCCTGGATATGGATCTAACCCTGATGTTGGCTGTCCCCCAGGATGTGGTTATGTGTGTCCTGGGAACAATCCTAGTGGAAGAATCACTGAATTCCATATCTCAGGATTATCATCACAAAAAATTACTGGACCTTACAGATGTAGGCCAGATATGTGTGACAGTAAAGATTGTAGTGAACTACTTCTACACTTTGTTTCTCCAATGCCTGATAACCATGAGAACCAACATGATCATCCAGTAGAGAGGAGTGAAGAGGAGGAAGATGGTCATCGATCAGAGAAGCATACAGAAGAAGAAGACATCATAAACTAGGCTCCTCATTCCACtaactaaagaaaaaaaactatatatgtaataaagttATGTAGCTTCAGCCAGAACACAGTATACATTGTCTAAGAAGTTAcctatactaaataaaacttgtttCAGTGGATTGGGAAATAAGAAGATGGCAAATTTGCTAAAACCTGCTCATTCACTGTAGACATGGAATTGCTACTGTATTTTGGAACACTTGCTGAATATTAATTTCAGGAAgtaaattggaagaaaaatgaaataaatgagtaTAGTGCTAAAGGTTATTGATAATGTCAGCGAATGAAGCACAAAGGAACTCTGCTCTGACTGAAAAAAGGATTATCTGAATTGATTTAACTACCTTTACAGAAAAAATTCTGCGGGGATATACATTTATCgattaaaaaatgaataagcAAGCAACATTATTGTCTGTATCCAAAGGGATCTACTAAATCATGCTATCGCTCGTGAGAAAGAGATCTAAAACTGGCTTCCATTCGTCAAGTTCGAGCTTTCAGTTACCAAGCCCGAGCTAAGATAGGCCAATATTGGCCATGGTGGGTTCTTATACTGTAAAAAGAGAACATCCTTGGCATAGTTGCTTCTGAAAACCGAAAACAAAAGTAAGACCACATGCTGCTATTTTCTTCCCCACATAGACTTCATGTCACAATCTGCTCTACTCAGTGGCTCCAGCCAACTAGACCTGTGAGCCTTTCTAATATTATGTGATTCTCATCATGTTTTACTTCACTGATCCTATCATCAATAACAAAAGTAGAAGCTTGAACATACTGTTTGATGCGAAAATCGTGAATGGAGCCATAAGATTATTAGGCAAGTGAACACGGGTTTAGTAAAAACAGTAGATTCATGATCAGCACATTATTGCAGCAACATATGATTTCAGATTATTTCAACAAGATGGTCATACAGTAGTTGTGATTTAACATTATTACACTCATGACTCAAGTTGGAAGATCGTTAAAGTTTCAAGCCTTCAGTCTCATTCAACTGTAGTGGCACCTGCCCAATTAGAAGCACTTCCCCGGCGTGGAATGCTGTGGAGTTTGGTATACAAGTCCACTTGGAAAATCACACCATTGACATTTCCATCATCATCTTCGCGTGCAATTGCTTTCACTTTGTGCATTGGATGATCAAAGCTTATCAGCCCAGTGTCACTTATGAAGATACACCCTGTGCAATCAGCTTTTACACATTAAATTCTGCTTGATATCCAAAAAGATTGAATCAAACTTGAGGATTTGACTTAAAAACCTGGAGGAAATGGGGTATAGAATTTCCCACAAGAAGTTTGAATGAATTCTGAATCATCGGAACATACTAATGACCCATCTGTAGCAGTTCCCCAATGTAATGGCACACTTCCATCACGATCCTAGATTGTTTAAAGCAACATTAAGTTTATTCTCATAAAGGATTTACATTAATACACAGACATCATAAAGATTAATGTAGTTTAACCTGTTATAGTCGGTAAGTTACCATTTTTACCAGGTCACCATTAGTGCTTATCATAGAAATTTACCAGTAATTAGCTTAGAACTGACTTGATTGTCTAATCAATTTTTATACTGTCACTGCAATAACAACATAAccagtgtgatcccacaagtggtGTCTGGGGAGGATGGGGTGTACGTAAACCATATTCCTACCTTTGTGGGTAGAGGGGTTCTTTCCAGTAGCACTTAAACTATGAAAATACTCTGTCAATCATGGTAGCTAATTTACTTCAAAGGTATTGATTAGTTTTAAGGAATTAAATCAAGATGTGGAACATGAAAATGGTTAATATGAATGTTCAAAAAGCAATTCTGTGACACAAAGAAAATACTTACCCTGGCAATAAAAAGAGTAGAAGCTTTAGAGTCAAACAGAATGAAAGCAAATTTGCCTTCAAGTTCTTTGATGACTTGATCAGGAGGGTATGGCGCCCGATCCCTTAAAACTTTGTAAGCCTCAACCATTATCATAGCCTCTGTAGCTTGTCTTGAAAGACCATAATGTTTCCTCAAATCAAAGGTGTTGTCTAAACGACCAGAAAAGATACAGAAGATATCATCCATCACCACAATAGACCTAAtgtaaacaaaacaaaacaagctAGTCAGCTTGTTTATTAATCCAATCTTGAAATATAACACTAATTTCGAAGAAAGTTCTCCCTTTTAGTATACTCATAATgtgcaaaaagaaaaatccaagcataaacaaaaaaagaaaaaaaaaactattgtgatttctttttatCTAAAAGTTTTGATATAGGCAAAGTTCGCCATCTGGTGGAAAGGTGGCAGATACTCGGTTGGAACAGTTGAGGGACGCGCAAGCTGATCCAAACACTACCATTattaaagagaaaaatattattctcactACTAAGTTAAGTTGTGATAATTAGAGTTAGCCAGTGGGAGGTAGCAGATTCTCAATTGGAATAGTCGAGGAACACGCAGACTAATCATTTACGCAAACTAATCCTGTTGACATTGGAAAAACATATTATTCACAGTACTAAAAATTCAATACCTTGGTTGTGAAGGGTTTTCATTGCCATGAGAAAAAGCCATGAAATTCCCATTGGAAAGGTGGTAAAAAGTTGAGTCTTGCTTCcatgat from Lycium ferocissimum isolate CSIRO_LF1 chromosome 2, AGI_CSIRO_Lferr_CH_V1, whole genome shotgun sequence includes:
- the LOC132045351 gene encoding stem-specific protein TSJT1, encoding MLAVFEQSIGKPPPELSIPQAGKQKKEAKTREDIAESFKSWKQDSTFYHLSNGNFMAFSHGNENPSQPRSIVVMDDIFCIFSGRLDNTFDLRKHYGLSRQATEAMIMVEAYKVLRDRAPYPPDQVIKELEGKFAFILFDSKASTLFIARDRDGSVPLHWGTATDGSLVCSDDSEFIQTSCGKFYTPFPPGCIFISDTGLISFDHPMHKVKAIAREDDDGNVNGVIFQVDLYTKLHSIPRRGSASNWAGATTVE
- the LOC132047765 gene encoding anther-specific protein TA-29-like, with product MIAPKCVFISFMVLLSLAICSAQPVGVHTIKAKEAHHHNHKDHTLSNIDVEGFGGGAGGGFGIGGGGGGGGGGGGGGSGGGGFGVGGGGGGAGHGSTAPSSGCNQPGCGVPGYGSPIYIPGFGVPVYSPGCGYVCPANNPSGEITELKVSGLSRFIGPYRCTPGPNMYVYNDFNHELLLHFVSTIQGKHQNKHEHLNYGGGRRFGMGRGSGSRGAGGSDALEYDVEDPGCSIDGCDDPGYGSNPDVGCPPGCGYVCPGNNPSGRITEFHISGLSSQKITGPYRCRPDMCDSKDCSELLLHFVSPMPDNHENQHDHPVERSEEEEDGHRSEKHTEEEDIIN